In one Acanthochromis polyacanthus isolate Apoly-LR-REF ecotype Palm Island chromosome 20, KAUST_Apoly_ChrSc, whole genome shotgun sequence genomic region, the following are encoded:
- the plag1 gene encoding zinc finger protein PLAG1 — protein MATGTQDHRDHILEKAKLAPSTGRRRRAEGKPKKNFPCQECQKAFNSLEKLKVHSYSHTGERPYRCSHPDCTKAFVSKYKLLRHMATHSPEKNHKCSYCEKMFHRKDHLKNHLHTHDPHKEAFTCQECGKSYNTKLGFKRHLALHAANSGDLTCQVCLQPFPSTGVLLEHLKTHAGKSSGGTKEKKHRCEHCERRFYTRKDVRRHMVVHTGRKDFLCQYCAQRFGRKDHLTRHVKKSHARELLRVKTEPADSLEPIVYDLASGSIKGELPGMLTPRPHQLNMYTGPILDTEPFPTSTHPFSLKYPLGSNFTSYAVSSQEQNLKGDLETYLMELQSSMPSSSSAAQEPQLSSSKLELVPQVSVLEEASEEVSLSKMSTSVAVTVGDSLASSSSLMDFSQLFNFLPLNGPPYSQVGGSGGQGITFPPNEEPTTLAQLPPQAPTGSEAAESPLQGLPSSFISNLTTPTTLPRFHQAFQ, from the exons ATGGCCACGGGAACCCAGGACCACCGTGACCACATCCTGGAGAAAGCCAAGCTTGCACCATCCACAGGGAGGCGCAGGAGAGCAGAAGGGAAGCCGAAGAAGAATTTCCCTTGCCaggagtgtcagaaagctttcAACAGTCTGGAGAAGTTGAAGGTGCACTCGTACTCACACACAGGGGAAAGACCTTACCGCTGCTCCCACCCTGACTGTACCAAGGCTTTCGTCTCCAAATACAAGCTGCTACG GCATATGGCAACTCACTCGCCAGAAAAAAACCACAAGTGTTCATACTGTGAGAAAATGTTCCACCGCAAGGATCACTTAAAGAATCATCTACACACTCACGACCCACACAAGGAGGCTTTCACCTGCCAGGAGTGTGGCAAGAGCTACAACACCAAGTTGGGTTTCAAACGCCACCTTGCCCTGCATGCAGCCAACAGTGGAGACCTCACCTGCCAAGTGTGCCTCCAGCCATTTCCTAGCACTGGGGTTCTGCTGGAACACCTCAAAACGCATGCTGGCAAGTCCTCTGGCGGGACCAAAGAGAAAAAGCATCGCTGTGAACATTGCGAGCGACGATTTTACACCCGGAAAGATGTGCGACGCCACATGGTTGTGCACACCGGACGCAAGGACTTCCTTTGTCAGTACTGTGCCCAGCGCTTCGGTAGGAAGGACCATCTGACACGCCATGTGAAAAAGAGCCACGCCCGAGAGCTGCTGAGAGTAAAAACTGAGCCAGCTGATTCGCTGGAGCCCATTGTCTATGACTTGGCATCTGGGAGCATCAAGGGTGAGCTCCCAGGAATGCTGACACCAAGGCCACACCAGCTCAACATGTACACAGGCCCCATCCTGGACACAGAGCCTTTCCCCACCTCCACACATCCATTTTCTTTAAAGTATCCTCTGGGCTCCAACTTTACCTCATACGCCGTCTCCTCGCAGGAGCAGAATCTAAAGGGAGACCTGGAGACCTACCTGATGGAGCTGCAGAGCAGCATGCCTTCCTCATCCTCTGCAGCCCAAGAACCCCAGCTTTCTTCCTCCAAACTTGAGTTGGTGCCTCAAGTTAGTGTGCTGGAGGAAGCCAGCGAGGAGGTGTCCCTGTCTAAAATGTCTACATCAGTGGCAGTTACTGTGGGCGACTCTCTGGCCTCATCTTCATCTCTAATGGACTTCTCACAGCTTTTCAACTTCCTGCCACTCAATGGGCCTCCATACAGTCAGGTAGGAGGCAGCGGAGGGCAGGGTATCACCTTTCCACCCAATGAAGAGCCCACAACTCTTGCCCAGCTGCCTCCCCAGGCACCCACAGGTTCAGAAGCTGCAGAGAGTCCACTTCAAGGGCTTCCCTCCTCCTTCATATCCAACCTGACCACACCCACCACATTGCCCCGTTTCCACCAAGCTTTTCAGTGA